The genomic window TGGGCCATCCCCGAATTCCTAGTGTACGAGGATTTGAATTTAAAGCTTGTCTCAGCTCTATATTATGCATACACCCTCTTCTTCGTTAAGACTTCACTTTCGTACATCCAGCTCCGAAACAACATGGATGGTAGACCAACATTGATCTGGCTGCTCATTATTTCCTTGCACAGCCCGGGATGGGTTTCAGGTACCTTCCATGGAATCCAGTCTGGTCGGCGAGAGCTCACGGCAGGGAAAGGTAGGCATTCAGTACTTTTATACAACTTAGCGCCATCTTGGCAAATGAGGTAGCTTTAACTCCTAAGTTCTATTATTGCGTGGACCTCATTTATGCTTTTTGAAGCACATTAAAATTAGGGGTGGCAAAATCTATGACTAGTCggtttatttcaaattttgtagactatatattttgaatgatcAGTTTGAAACTTAATTTGTAGGTTTCATAAGCATCGATTGTGGAATAGCTCCAGGCTCCAATTACATAGATGATAAGCTCCAGATACCTTACATTTCGGATGAAGAATTTATAGATACTGGAGTCAATTATAAAGTCTCCAAGGATTACAGTGACGAGGATGCATTGAAACAGTTCATGAATGTTAGAAGCTTCCCGGAAGGTAACAAGAATTGTTACACCCTACGACCAGAAGGAGGCAAAGGTAATAAGTATTTGATCAGAGCTCGGTTCATGTATGGGAATTATGATTCCAATAATCATCTTCCGAAGTTCAAACTATATCTGGGTACTGATGAATGGGTCACAGTGAATATAGAAGATGCATCTGCTTATATCAGAGAAGAAATCATACATGTCCCAACAACAGATGACATATACGTTTGTCTAGTAAACATTGGTGGTGGGACACCTTTCATATCCACATTAGAGCTCAGACCGCTCAATAATTCCATTTACGATCAATCCGAACAGGGGTCGCTACTACTCTTCAACAGGTGGGATTTTTGCAAACCAGAGAATGCGCTACACAGGTGAGGTTCATTGTTTAGGTCCTTAACAAGAATTCTTTTGTTCTAGATCACTTCTGGTTGGAGAGATTCACTAGTTTCTCATCTTTCAGCTAACTAAGTTTGTGCAATCTTAGGCCGGATGATGTTTTCGACCACATTTGGAACCTATCGGCCTGGTCGAATGAATGGGATACCCTCGAAGCAGCATATGAAATTTCTTCCCTTAGTCACAGTGAGTATAAACTTCCGATGTCGGTCATGATGGATGCTGTCATACCCGTAGATATAAGTGAGCCCTGGAACTTCTCTCTGGATCTTGATGAtgatccttcacaaaatttatacatatacaTGCACTTTGCCGAGGTTCAGAAACTTCGAGAAGGGGATATTAGAGAATTTACTGTCTCACTAAATGAGGACGATTCATGGGGTGGTGGCGAGCCAGTGATTCCCAACTACATGGTTTCGAACACCTTACACCACCCATCTGCGGTGAGTGGAAGTACCACAAACGAATTGTCATTTGCACTAAAAAAGACTAATAGATCCACGCTTCCACCCCTTATCAATGCAATGGAAGTTtacaaaataaaagattttgcaCAGTCATCAACTAAACAAGGGGATGGTATCTTCTTATCTTATCCATATATATCTCCTTATAATTTAGTTATTCACGAGCAGGGCTTAAAGATGATTCAGCTTTTCCCTTGTTTGTTTCCTTGGAAATTAAATACTAGTTCTCGCTGTCAAGAACATCCGGTCAGCGTACCGACTGACAAGACACTGGCAAGGAGATCCATGTCTCCCCTTGGATTTCCCATGGGATGGCCTGCAGTGCAGCTACAGCAGTGACTCCCCCACTATAATCTCACTGtgagttttatatatatatatatttgcaggGACTTGGTGAAAGCTAATCTTTCCTTGATAAATCACACGAATTAACGATTTACTAATTACCCTAGCTGGCAAGCAGGAACCTTTCATCGAGCAACTTGACTGGGAATATCCATCCTTCATTTTCCCAGCTCAAATCATTAGCAAATCTGTAAGTATTAGTGGCTATCATGAGTGCTACACAGTGCCAGCAGGCACATATATCTTCTCTGTAATCTGATCGAGCTCTTTACCCCAAAAATTATACTTATTTCAGGGATTTATCATACAACAACTTGACTGGAACGGTACCAGAATTTTTTGCAGACTTGCCATTGTTAATGGTCCTGTAAGTTGTTATATATTGAAGTTAAAAGTAATACGATGTTTGATTGCTTGGTAGGATATGCAGGTAATCTAGTATTTGATATTCTGTGTTTGCAGTAATTTGACGGGGAACCAGCTAACAGGTTCAGTTCCCCAAACTATTATGGAAATGTTCAAGGATAAGGATAGAACACTGAGGTATCTTCCATTATAATTTTCCACTACTCTTTTCTTAGTGTTTGGTTTGATGGAACTCTTGACTTCAATTACATTCTGTTTTGTGCAAGTCTTGGCGCAAATCCAAATCTTTGCCCGTCAGTCTCTTGCCAaggaaaggagaagaagaagaagaacaggTTCCTTGTTCCTGTTCTCATAGCCATTCTGACTGTAACTGTGATCCTCGTCCTCATAACTGCCCTTGCAATGATCATCCGAAAGTTCAAAAGGAGAGAAACCAAaggtattttctttctttcattctcattttttttttttcccttttaaatgAGGATTTAACATTTTATTGTGATTTCCTTAGCGACAACCATAGAGACGGTCAGTGAACGCCCCAAAGAGGGGTCATTGAAGTCAGGGAACTCTGAGTTCACTTTCTCTGACGTTGCAAGTATCACCAATAACTTTAGTCGTACCATCGGTAGAGGAGAATTCGGACAAGTTTATCTAGGCACTTTGGCAGATGGCACCCAGGTTGCGGTCAAGATGCGTTCTGAATCATCAATGCAAGGCCCCAAGGCATTACGAGCCGAGGTTAGACAAATCAATCCATCCATGGTTCTAGAGTACGAAAATTTCTCCATCTGATGTCTGACACTGAAAGATTTTGAGATATTGCAGGTGAAACTCTTGACGAGAGTTCATCATAAAAACTTGGTTCGTCTGATTGGGTATTGCAATGACGGTACAAACATCGCTCTCGTTTATGAATACATGTCCAACGGAAACCTGCAACAGAAGTTATCAGGTATATATATGTAGTGACCACTCTTGATTACAGGTATATAACTGTCAATGGAAGCTACTTGTGGACTTTAATATTTATGCATTTGCTGCAGGGAGAGCAGCGGCAGATGTTTTGAATTGGAAACAGAGACTTCAAATTGCAGTAGATGCAGCACATGGTAAGTAATTAAGCCGAGATCTTCCATATTATAGTTAATTTGCATTCAAATGTTTCTTTAATTTGTGATTCTTTTCTTGCTTAATTGTGTAGGATTGGAGTATCTACACAATGGCTGTAAGCCACCAATAGTCCACAGAGACATGAAATCTTCCAACACTCTATTAACTGAAACACTGGAAGCCAAGATAGCTGATTTTGGGATGTCCAGAGATCTTGAAAGTGGTGCTCTCTTATCAACTGACCCAGTAGGCACACCTGGATATCTTGATCCTGAGTAAGTGTTAACAACATTCCTtacaatatttacataattgCTTCCTTATTCATGAAACACAACTTCCTATGCAGATACCAGTTGACGGGAAATTTGAATAAGAAGAGCGATGTTTACAGCTTTGGGATTGTTTTGTTGGAGCTTATCACCGGTCAGCCTGCAATAAAGAACCCTGGGAGCATTCATATAGTTGGATGGGTTAGTCCTATGATTGAAAGAGGGGATATTCAAAGCATTGTTGATCCAAGGTTACAAGGAGATTTCCACACCAATTCTGCCTGGAAAGCCCTAGAGATAGCCTTAGCATGTGTAGCATTAACAGGAATGCAAAGGCCAGATATGAGTCATGTATTGGCAGACTTGAAGGAATGTTTGGAGATAGAGATGGCTTCCAGGAGAACTCAAAGTGTTAGCCACAGCATCGGATCAGGCAATTTCCTGGAAGATAGTCCCTTGACTCTTGGCACTCAATCGGCTCCCCGTGCTACGTAGTTGTGGGAAGCTCCATTATAATGTGATAAATTTGCTTAATGTTAGCATGTGGGAATATGGATTATGGTGCACTTCTCTATATTTTGAATTGTGTTCATGAAAAATTCTATATTGGGTAATTGTACCAACTTTCTCTCAGACtttgatatttgaaaatcaaaacttTGTAGGATTTCACTGGTCAGAGCACTTTAACTATTGTGTGACAATCTTAATGTTCTTCATAGGACTGTAAGTCTGATATTTCATGCTTGAACCAAGCATATCCAacttttttttacaataaagtGTTGCAACAAGCAAGCTTGTTCTGAattatgttttttgttctaCACAACGTGCACACATCCTCACCAAGCCTCTATTCATTTGGAGAGCCTTGTTTCAAGCTAGTATTATCTTGGGCAAttaagaaatcaataaaaacaaaggaagaagatacaaaaaattttaaggtaaAAAGTGAATTCATCTATTGAAAATATGAGTTCGGTCAAAATAAAACAAGTGATGAAaagtatcatttttttattaactttttaataattatttttaataatatttttaaaaataatatttctctgtttttttaaataaataaataaagaaaaagaaaatccccTTAGCCCTCACAAGTCAATAGTTTGGTGCATCACTCAATTTGTTGTTGTGATGTTGACTAatcaataaaattctaaaattttgtgaaaaataaaagCGTTAGGATCTGTTGATTTCTTCTTTACAAAATTATGAAAAGTTTATTGAATGATAGTGGATGTTTgctttttatctaaaatttggatagatttgaatttattttaaatatgaatagaaattaatataaaataattattatacttcaactttacataaaaaaaaaaaaaaaaaccctaaactttccaattttttatattgacataaaatttaactaattaattatttttcttttggtgtAAAAAGCCTAGCCAGTCTattaatagagaaaataaataagacaatttttgttcattagttcatatatgtatatataaccTTCCAAATTGACTCGGTGAAGTCTGCATTCAAATTAATTCAGGCCActaattaatctttttaaaaatcaaaaacgCTAATCAACTtataacaacaaaaaaaaaaactcttaaaatttGTTACAAGGATGATAAAATTTGATACGATTTCCCAACACGAATaaattctaacatatttttttatagatttaaaTAAAGTATAATTGTATTCAAATTTGCAGTGGCATGTATaacctatttaataaatatattaccTTTTATCAAGCTATATAacatgaatttgatttaaattgacttatttaataatcttattaattaacctaattataattataaaaacatttaactcatatttaacttattttaactttacttaataaatatgttaattgaatCAATGAAGATGTCAAGAAATTCATCATATAAAATTGTACAAGATCTAACTCATATAGATTTATATAAGATCTAACTTAACCTGATTATTAAatggattaaataaattacatgaCATGTTACctttttaataattaggtaACATCtgggtttatgtttttaattcaacttttatttGTGTCATGTTTGGATTAACTTATTTTATAGAATGTTTGAGTCTTGACACGACACAACAATCAATACTAATTGTCACAtcccatttattttttagttatttgattaaaagagataaaataatCTATAATTTGTAAATCTATCCCTTCATATTTTTCCCTAGAAATACATTTATGttcaaaatgaattatttttcaagttgaaATATGGGAGGCTTAGATTTACCaatttgatttcatttctaatcctttatttattcacttttctctcctttttcgGTGACAATAATTTCTAAggtacaaatttcaaattaccATTCAACAATAAATGTCATTGGCCAAGCCCTAACCGAACACATACACTCTCAGTCAATACTATTCCCAATACTCGCATTGTAAGTCAATGATTCAACATTAACAGTCTAGTACCATGTCCTAAAGGATCAACCCTTTGGGACATGATATAACTACAAAAATCATTTACTATAAACAATGAGTTGAGAGCGAAGAGTCATAGttgtaaaatatgttttcaCTAAATATGGgttaatgaaatttttaaaaaaaattaaattaagaataagttaattattttgacttaacacttaaaattattttttactttaagttataatattaaactattttattaaaatgctaatatatttaatgacttaaattaagtcctTAAGTCATTAATATAAAGTTGATTTATGAAACACCcactttcttttaaactttaatatttgaaaatcaaccCTTGTAGGCGACTCTTTAGCTCTTTTGGTCTTGACTACATCTCTTAGGGCTTAAAAAGCAACCCAAGATAGCACACTTTAGCATTGAAGCTGAGTAAAGCTCCATGGCTTCTACAATTACTCAAATTACATAGTTTTCATCATATTATGAAAAGTTAGAATTCTACTTAAGATGGCACTTCAACTATTTTGTAATGATCTTACTGCTCTTCAGATGATTGTAAATTATATGTTCCATGCTCAAACCAAGCACATCAAACTTAATTATCattttgtacaaaaaaaaagtgttgTAATGACCATTTTTGTTGCATGTCAAGATGCTCTCCCAATCATCAAAACAAGGAATGGAGTTTCGCCCTGAGGCATGCTTCTTGATAcataaattcattttcttttgattttgcaACAAGCCCTGATTATCTAGTAATTTTTGTGATATCCCATATCAGATAAGGGAAATAATTTCTCACTACTATATATGTATAGAATCTTCTTAACCTTTTGgatgtattttaaaatcatgaggtCTCTTTGGACACAAAGCACACAAGAGTCAATCCTCGATTAAGATGTCTATCTAGTTGGCCTTATAATAATAGGATACAACGAGAACATTATGTTTGTATAGGAGTGATTGTGATAGCCCATATTggatagggaaaaaaaagtttagaCCTTATATATGTGTGAGTCCTCTTTCATGTAAAAATGTTTCTCATTTGACTTTATTTATGGTTTTTAAGTTGTAGGCTTAGCTCTTCATAAGAGTTCACCATAGAAACTTGGCTTCTCTGGTTGGGTACTCCCATGAAGGTACAAACATGGGGCTCATCTATGAGTACATGGCTAGTGGGAACTTACAAAATTATCTATTAGGtaaattctcattttcttttatgaatCTTACCCCACTGAGAAAACCATTTTGCTAAAAGTAAAATTAAGATGTAAGGATTGGGTTCTCATGTTGAAGAGGTAGACATAAGCACTAATCCTTTGAGTTGGATAAAGAGACTTCAAATAACAATGGATGCAACATAAGGTGAGCAAGCCAATTGATCGCGATTGATACTAATAAAGTTCAAATCTCTTGAACCAAACTAACATGTCTTCAAATTTTAGGGTGTAGACTAGAATACATGCACCGTGGTTGCAAGCCGCTTATAATCCACAGAGATTTGAAAATGGCTAACATtttattgaatgaaaaattgCAGGCTAAGATAGCTGATTTTGGGTTCTCAAGATTTTCCTCAATTGAAAGTTAAATTCATATCACAACTATTGTTGTTGGTACTATCGGTTACATTGATGCAGAATAAGTCCATATTGCTTTGCGATTACGCAATTCATAACTCTATTTCTTTGAAGAGATTACCTTATGAACTAAGAACCTTATTTTCTACTTTAAGGGCCATTCTAGGCATGTTGGTGGTGttaatactaagaaaaaaaatagtatactAGATTTAGTCATCAAGTGCCTCTCTATAAGGGTGGTAAAGTTTAATATAATTCATCAATAGGACTTAAATCCAACATGTACATTTTTTGCAAGTTTGAGTTGAATATAATTGGGTTTAGGTTAAATTCATGTCATaacttgtttaataaataaatagtttttcagTCAACCGACATAAAACGAATTTGACCCAaattaactcatttaataatcttttttattaacctaattatgactttaaattatttaactcatattttactcattttaaatttatttttaaataaataggtcaaTTGAGTCAtaaacatgtttatataattgagATATTAATCATATATctgattattaaatagaaaGACTTGACTATTAAAGGGGTTACACGACGTGCTACTTGTTTAGTAATTAggtaatatttatatttatatttttaatacaattattattcaTAATGATTTCAAGTTTGGGTTTGAGTTGACCTATGTAGTTAGAAGTTTAGACTTTGACATAACATGAACATAATCCACTTACACAAATTGTCATCGCTACTTTAATGCAGGTACTACATATCCAACAGGTCAATTGAGAATAGTGAAATTTATAGATTTGGAATTGTTCTGCTGGAGCTGATCACTGAAAAACCTGCAATCATAAAAGATGAAGACAACATTCATATAGTTCAATGGGTAAGGTCCTTTGTGGAAAGAGGGGACATTGGAAGCATTGTTGGTCCTAGGCTACAAGGAAATATCAATACAAATCTGTTTGGAGGGTTTTGGAGACAGCAATGGCATGCTTACCATCAATTTCCATCCAAAGGGTGACCATGAGTCATGTAGTGATGGAACTGAAGAAGTGTGTGGAAGCAGAGAATGCTCATGATTAAATTGGAAGGATGGAGAAACAAGCGAGGGAATCAAGCAATTTGATTGACTTGTATAGTCTGAATCCTGAACCTAAAATGGGTTTTCCTAAGGCGAGATAATAGTTAGGCTCTATTTCATAAGTGTTTTTAAGTTTTGAAGAATAgcttttgagatattttttttaaataaaaattatttttctcatgtTTTCATACGATGCTAGTCTTCTTCCACACAACATGACCCCACAGCTCTTAGCATTTCCACTTATTTTGCCCACTGAATATGATGGGAAAGACAAACTTGGATAGGAAAACAACATGCTCTGGGTTTTGGTTCTGATAGGTTCCATTGCAACAAGTTAGAGCTAGGCCCAAGAACATTTCATTGATCAAAACCCTGGTGGGAGGAAGCTTGGCAGGATTAACACATTAAGTAaacatgaatattattaatctagtacttttttttatatacacatgttccatatttttagaaaatgcgAAGATATTGTAGTGATACCTATTGAAATCCAAATCTAGatcattaaatatatatgaTGAAATCTTAACCATTGAATGAGGatacaaacaaatgagattaaggtataaaaatataagcaaatgaaactaaaatatgaataatgaaATCTAAAAATGTATATTTGATATTACCTTATTAATGATGTCTTTTTACTGCCCACAAAAGTAATAAGGTTTTGTAGGGTACATGGACACTACATTTACTAGCTTTGTTCATACTTCTTCCTCCAAGAATGTTCCAATTGCAATAATCCTTAGATTTCGATTACATGCTTTGTTGGCCCCATTCACAACCATTAGTTTTGGGGCATTATTTAATTCTGTTGTTAGTGTGATATTGACATgtcaataaaattctaaaattatattaaaaaataaaaattaaaacaaaaaaaattaatcttgtaaaagaaataaaaaaaaaataacaaatttaggttggtttatttattcatttcataaTTACAAAGAATCGTATTACTTGAAGTGGGTATTTGGTTTCCCTCTACAATTTGAATGGAGATGTTTGAACTTGTTTCGAATATGAATagaaattaaaaggaaataataactaatttaaaaaaaaattagtttttttgtattaacataaaaattaaattacttatttgtttctttatcaAATTACAATGGACATATAACCTTCCAAATTGACTTGGTTCAGTCTGCATGGTCTTATCTCCCACAAGTATCATTATTAATAATTGGAAAATGCTTTTCTAATGAATGAAACTTTTCGATAGGAATTGAAAAGCAAGCCTTTGGTACCATAGCATGACCGTCATCTCCTctatatttccttttcttacattcaattatttgtttcaaatatcaatagaaattaatataaaataataattattcaacaattttagataaaaattaaaaaaaattctttttgtattgacataataattaaataacttatTTGTTTCTTCATCAAGTTACAATGGGCATATAACCTTCCAAATTGACTTGATTAAGTCCGCATGGTCCTATCTCCCACAACTATCATTATTAATAACTGGAAAATGCTTTTCTATTATATGAAACTTTTTGATAGGTATTTAAAAACACGACCATGATACCTTAGCATTACCGTAATCTCCTctatatttccttttcttaccttcaaaaatttgtttcaaatatcaattgaaattaatataaaataataattattcttcAGTTTTagagaaaaactaaaatttttagttttttgtgttcacataaaaatcaaattacttATTTGTTTCTCTATCAAGTTACAATGGGCATATAACCTTCCAAAATGACTTGGTTAAGTCTGCATGGTCTTATCTCCCACAAGTATCATTATTAATAATTGGAAAATGCTTTTCTATTGTATGAAACTTTTAGATAGGTATTGAAAAGCAAGTCTTTGGCACCTTAGCATGACCATAATCTCATCTATATTCCCTTTTCTGTGATAGACAAGCACCCGCACCAGCAGCTGATTCTTCTCCTCTCTAACAGATGCTATTATGATTAGTTAGAAGATGGTTAGGTGGTTCAATAGATGGTTAGATGGTTAGATTAGTTACACTATAATATATATAGCCATTGGTCTActgtaaaatatgaaaaaatagaaatagattCTTCATTCTTGCTAATCTGTGCTTGAGAATTTTCATTCTGGCTTCAAAAATGTGTTTCAAATGTGaatagaaattaatataaaataataacaattcttcaattttagataaaaaataaaatttttagttttttgtattgacataaaaattaaattacttatttgtttctttatcaAGTTACAATGGGCATATAACCTCCCAAATTGACTTGGTTAAGTCTGCATGGTCTTATGTCCCACAAGTATCATTATTCATAATTGAAAATGCATTTTTATTCAATGAAACTTTTCGATAAGTATTGACAAGCAAGTCTTTGGTACCTCAGCATGACTGTAATCtcctatatattttattttcttaccatcaaaaatttgtttcaaatatcaatagaaattaatataaaataataattattcttcaattttagataaaaataaaaaattttagttttggtattgacataaaatttaaattacttatttgtttctttatcaAATTACAATGGGCATATAACCTTCCAAATTAACTTGGTTAAGTCTGCATGGTCTTATCTTCCACAAGTGTCAATATTAATaattggaaattgttttctattgaaTGAAACTTTTCGATAGTTATTGAAAAGCAAGTCTTTGGTACCTTAGTATGTTCGTAATCTCCTCTATATTTCCTTTTCTGACCTCCAAATATTTGTTTCAAATATCaatagaaattaatataaaataataattattcatcaattttagataaaaattaaaaattttagttcttgtattgacataaaaattaaataacttattTGTTTCTTCATCAAGTAATAATGGTCACATAACCTTCCAAATTGACTTGGTTAAGTCTGCGTGGTCTTATCTCCAAAAAGTATCATTattaataaatggaaaatgCTTTTCTATAGAATGAAACTTTTCGATAGGTATTGTTTCCTTCCTCAACTTTTCGATAGTAATAATGGTCACAtaaaaatgcttttcttcatcaacttttcgttttctttccttcaaaaatttgtttcaaatgtcaatagaaattaatataaaataataattattcttcaattttagataaaaactaaaatttttagttttttttattgacataaaaattaaattacttatttttttctttatcaagtTACAATGGGCATGTAACCTTCCAAATTGACTTGGTTAAGTCTGCATGGTCTTATCTCCCACAAGTATCATTATTAATAATtggaaaattcttttttattgaatgaaaCTTTTCTATAGGTATTGAAAAGAAAGTCTTTGGTACCTTAGCATGACCGTCATCTCCTctatatttccttttcttacCTTCAATTATTTGTTCCAAATATCAATAGAAGttaatgtaaaataataattattcgtcacttttagataaaaattaaaaattttagtgtTTGTATTCACATAAAAATTAAGGTACTTATTTGTTTCTTCATCAAGTTACAATGGTCATATAACCTTCCGAATTGACTTGGTTAAGTCTACATGGTCTTATCTCCCACAAGTATCATTATTAATAATTGGAAAATGCTTTTCTATTGAATGAAACTTTTCGATAGGTATTGAAAAGCACGTCTATGGTACCTTAGCATGACCGTAATCTCCTCTATAATTCCTTTTCTTACCAtcaataatttgttttaaatatcaatagaaataattataaaata from Vitis vinifera cultivar Pinot Noir 40024 chromosome 9, ASM3070453v1 includes these protein-coding regions:
- the LOC100260016 gene encoding probable LRR receptor-like serine/threonine-protein kinase At4g29180 isoform X2, yielding MDGRPTLIWLLIISLHSPGWVSGTFHGIQSGRRELTAGKGFISIDCGIAPGSNYIDDKLQIPYISDEEFIDTGVNYKVSKDYSDEDALKQFMNVRSFPEGNKNCYTLRPEGGKGNKYLIRARFMYGNYDSNNHLPKFKLYLGTDEWVTVNIEDASAYIREEIIHVPTTDDIYVCLVNIGGGTPFISTLELRPLNNSIYDQSEQGSLLLFNRWDFCKPENALHRPDDVFDHIWNLSAWSNEWDTLEAAYEISSLSHILAVKNIRSAYRLTRHWQGDPCLPLDFPWDGLQCSYSSDSPTIISLNLSSSNLTGNIHPSFSQLKSLANLDLSYNNLTGTVPEFFADLPLLMVLNLTGNQLTGSVPQTIMEMFKDKDRTLSLGANPNLCPSVSCQGKEKKKKNRFLVPVLIAILTVTVILVLITALAMIIRKFKRRETKATTIETVSERPKEGSLKSGNSEFTFSDVASITNNFSRTIGRGEFGQVYLGTLADGTQVAVKMRSESSMQGPKALRAEVKLLTRVHHKNLVRLIGYCNDGTNIALVYEYMSNGNLQQKLSGRAAADVLNWKQRLQIAVDAAHGLEYLHNGCKPPIVHRDMKSSNTLLTETLEAKIADFGMSRDLESGALLSTDPVGTPGYLDPEYQLTGNLNKKSDVYSFGIVLLELITGQPAIKNPGSIHIVGWVSPMIERGDIQSIVDPRLQGDFHTNSAWKALEIALACVALTGMQRPDMSHVLADLKECLEIEMASRRTQSVSHSIGSGNFLEDSPLTLGTQSAPRAT
- the LOC100260016 gene encoding putative leucine-rich repeat receptor-like protein kinase At2g19210 isoform X1, with product MDGRPTLIWLLIISLHSPGWVSGTFHGIQSGRRELTAGKGFISIDCGIAPGSNYIDDKLQIPYISDEEFIDTGVNYKVSKDYSDEDALKQFMNVRSFPEGNKNCYTLRPEGGKGNKYLIRARFMYGNYDSNNHLPKFKLYLGTDEWVTVNIEDASAYIREEIIHVPTTDDIYVCLVNIGGGTPFISTLELRPLNNSIYDQSEQGSLLLFNRWDFCKPENALHRPDDVFDHIWNLSAWSNEWDTLEAAYEISSLSHSEYKLPMSVMMDAVIPVDISEPWNFSLDLDDDPSQNLYIYMHFAEVQKLREGDIREFTVSLNEDDSWGGGEPVIPNYMVSNTLHHPSAVSGSTTNELSFALKKTNRSTLPPLINAMEVYKIKDFAQSSTKQGDVLAVKNIRSAYRLTRHWQGDPCLPLDFPWDGLQCSYSSDSPTIISLNLSSSNLTGNIHPSFSQLKSLANLDLSYNNLTGTVPEFFADLPLLMVLNLTGNQLTGSVPQTIMEMFKDKDRTLSLGANPNLCPSVSCQGKEKKKKNRFLVPVLIAILTVTVILVLITALAMIIRKFKRRETKATTIETVSERPKEGSLKSGNSEFTFSDVASITNNFSRTIGRGEFGQVYLGTLADGTQVAVKMRSESSMQGPKALRAEVKLLTRVHHKNLVRLIGYCNDGTNIALVYEYMSNGNLQQKLSGRAAADVLNWKQRLQIAVDAAHGLEYLHNGCKPPIVHRDMKSSNTLLTETLEAKIADFGMSRDLESGALLSTDPVGTPGYLDPEYQLTGNLNKKSDVYSFGIVLLELITGQPAIKNPGSIHIVGWVSPMIERGDIQSIVDPRLQGDFHTNSAWKALEIALACVALTGMQRPDMSHVLADLKECLEIEMASRRTQSVSHSIGSGNFLEDSPLTLGTQSAPRAT